The genome window CGCGGACAGCGTCACCGCAAGGGTTTGCCCTGCCACGGCCAGCGTTCCCGCACCAACGCGCGCACCAACCGCAAAGGCCCGAAGCGCACGGTGGCCAATAAAAAAATAGCGACGAAATAATTTAGGAGCAGCAATGGCGGAAAAAGAAAAAACAGCGGCCAAGGCCGGCAAAGAAAAAGCCAGGAAAAAAACCAAAAGAAATATAGCCAAAGGCGTGGCGCGGATTAGATCCACTTTCAATAACACTATCGTGGCGATCACCGATGCGCAGGGCAATGTGGTGTCGTGGGGGTCGGCGGGCTGCGCTGAATTCAAGGGCTCCAAAAAAGGCACGCCGTTTGCCGCGCAGCAGGCTTCGGAAATTGCCGCCAGCAAAGCGCGCGAGCAGGGCATTGTCGAGGTAGAAGTAGAGGTCAACGGCCCGGGTTCCGGCCGCGAGACCGCGATCCGCGCTTTGCAGTCTTCCGGGCTGCGCGTGCTGTCGATCAAAGATGTGACACCGCTGCCGCACAATGGCTGCCGGCCGCCAAAGAAAAGAAGAGTATAAGAGTATATTAAAGAAGACATAAGGAGAAAAGAATTTAATGGGTAAA of Candidatus Margulisiibacteriota bacterium contains these proteins:
- the rpsK gene encoding 30S ribosomal protein S11 gives rise to the protein MAEKEKTAAKAGKEKARKKTKRNIAKGVARIRSTFNNTIVAITDAQGNVVSWGSAGCAEFKGSKKGTPFAAQQASEIAASKAREQGIVEVEVEVNGPGSGRETAIRALQSSGLRVLSIKDVTPLPHNGCRPPKKRRV